The following are encoded in a window of Magnolia sinica isolate HGM2019 chromosome 11, MsV1, whole genome shotgun sequence genomic DNA:
- the LOC131218626 gene encoding protein DMR6-LIKE OXYGENASE 2-like, with the protein MGCEVDRVFIQAVEHRPKPTIIEVSGIPLIDLSPLNSVGPEGLQSLSGLIAEVGAACRDWGFFQVINHGVPLDLLDRIGSAAKEFFALSPEEKRKVRRDEMNWLGYFDTEHTKNVRDWKEVFDFVVHVPTVIPASYEADDQEVQELRNRWPTYPLELREASMEYARAVEKLAFKLLELISLSLDLPADRLSTFFKEQTSNIRVNHYPPCPGPHLALGVGRHKDPGGLTVLAQDDVGGLDVKRKTDGEWVRVKPIPDSYIINVGDIIQVWSNDRYESAEHRVSVNSEKERYSIPFFFNPAHHVMVKPLEELVSEENPAKYKEYNWGKFGKIRKQSNFKKLDIENLQISHFKISE; encoded by the exons atggggtGTGAGGTTGATCGGGTCTTCATCCAGGCCGTAGAGCACAGGCCCAAGCCCACAATCATCGAGGTGAGCGGAATTCCGCTGATTGATCTCTCGCCGTTAAATTCTGTCGGTCCCGAAGGTCTGCAGTCCCTTTCGGGCCTCATCGCGGAGGTGGGGGCCGCCTGTAGGGATTGGGGCTTCTTCCAAGTGATCAACCATGGCGTGCCGTTGGATCTTCTAGACCGGATCGGATCGGCGGCGAAGGAATTCTTCGCTCTGTCGCCGGAGGAGAAGCGGAAAGTGCGGCGCGACGAAATGAATTGGCTGGGCTATTTCGATACCGAGCATACCAAGAACGTGAGAGATTGGAAGGAGGTTTTTGATTTTGTTGTCCACGTTCCAACGGTGATCCCAGCTTCCTACGAGGCTGATGATCAAGAAGTGCAGGAGTTGAGGAATCGGTGGCCCACCTATCCTCTTGAATTGAG AGAAGCATCCATGGAATATGCCCGAGCTGTGGAGAAGCTAGCATTCAAGTTACTTGAGCTTATTTCACTGAGCTTAGACTTGCCGGCAGATCGGTTGAGCACTTTTTTTAAAGAGCAAACAAGCAATATCCGTGTCAATCACTACCCTCCTTGCCCTGGCCCGCACCTTGCCCTGGGCGTTGGTCGCCACAAGGATCCTGGCGGCCTGACTGTCCTTGCTCAAGACGATGTGGGAGGACTAGATGTGAAGCGAAAAACAGATGGTGAGTGGGTCAGGGTCAAGCCAATCCCAGATTCTTATATCATCAATGTCGGTGACATCATTCAG GTTTGGAGCAATGACAGGTATGAAAGTGCTGAGCACCGGGTGTCCGTGAACTCGGAGAAAGAGAGATACTCCATTCCTTTCTTCTTCAACCCTGCACACCATGTGATGGTGAAGCCCTTGGAAGAGTTGGTCAGTGAGGAGAATCCCGCAAAGTATAAGGAATATAACTGGGGGAAGTTCGGCAAGATTAGGAAGCAGAGCAATTTCAAGAAGCTGGACATTGAAAACCTTCAGATTTCTCATTTCAAGATATCTGAATGA